CCGctaaaatgaaaggaaaacttTTCTAATTTTAATTCCAGGATTACATCTGAGAAGCGGAGCAAAGCAAATACTCACTGAGAGCAAAGGTTCAATCAAAACTGAATGTTGTTTTCTGCTTGTACTGATGAATGGCCTAATGTGTAGTCAGTGGTTTAGGAAAGCTGAATCATTTGCTGTAAATTGGTTTGGCTTGAACCTCACCTCCAAATAACTCCAAATCCCGCAGGCTCTCCACACTCAGTTTCTCAGAAACCCAACGCTGACAGACACAGAAGGTTAATAAcagacatggaaaaaaaagagagaaatgcaAGCAAGAATAAGGAAAGGTTCCAAGAAACAGACATATTTAATGCTGTTGACTATGATGGTCAATATTGTCAACCTAATTTGCAGCTGTAAAAGTTTTCTACATCATTGTGTGAAAGAAAAAGTCATAGAAAGctatatttaaaattaaaaaaacgtACAATTTCATGCAGTATTTTTTGTCAGGAAGCAGTGCTGGATCAACAGGCAAAGTGGTCTCTGGCCTGTAAAACCTTTAGACAcattaatacaataataattttcCTGACAAGAATTGACCATTTTTATTCGTTCACTGACAAACATCAGAGGAGATATTATTAAAAACATAGAATCAGATTTATTCCTGAGTAAAGGATCAGATTAAATCCTTATCCAAGATGCCAGCCCTGTAAGCCTATGTCTAAAATTGGAGGTACTTGGAAAACACTTACAAGAAAAGACATGGATCCTCTTGAATGTGTTACAGTGATGccgaaaacacacacagggaaTATCTGtgaaaacaagtaaataaagaaaCTGTGATGGAGAAGATGTCTCTGTTTGGTCTCCTGCTGCTGACAAAAGTCACTTGTGGTAGTGATCTATTACAAATgcagaatattttgttttcagcatcAATATCATGATATGCACATGCACAgtagtcaaataaaaataaggcTAAAGGAACTGAAACACATCAAGctgcaattttattttgaaaaagacaCTTTGTAtggttctcattttccatgactaataTACAAGGAAAGTCTGTCggacaaaaaactattttctcaGATTGAACAGTTCTTGGAtacactgatttttttaatttatttataaagacacAGAGGTTGTTGACATGCAGACgtcacatgtgcacagcaaaatgagcaacgaacaggagagaaacattgaaaaggaagatttgttTGCAATAAGAAATGAATTGTCAGTTCTATGGACATGTTTGGTCTACAGCAAGTTCGATGTTGACCAGAAACAGATACTCTGTGTCTACTGagtgtttttgaaattgttttCAAGACAAAATACAATACGACtgatttgtttgttcttttaaatCAGTACCACAAAGCTCTGTGTAATGAGTGCTCAGCCAGAAGACCGAACACCATTGAAAGcaaaaaatttatatattttagaatGCCTTTGTCAGTGTTACACCACATGAGAAAGGTTCcgaatatcttattttctatgcagatgcacttacaaaatcaccccaatcattttagaaatattacCTCTTTCCAAACAGAGATATTCAAATCTTCTTTTGCAAAGCACAATAtatatttcagaaaaacaaagaatcgCAGTAGTAGCTTTTTCCAATACTGTGCAACCCTAGTTTTGGTATGtcatactttttaataatttggaaactttggtaaatagcACCCATTTGttgaaattaaataatatatacaattctaagtgaaaatgtgtgtaaggacttttgtttttgtacatcaTGAAGCATTTGAAATTGTCTTGTGTATGTTCTGcgtagtgctgggcgatatgacgatacatatcgtgagaacgatagaaaagtgtctatcgtgccatttctcttctatcgtttctatcgtttctaacctaattttatcaattattacagcaaatttatcattaaatagcctgcgacgattgtattagtgttttcttgtcacgatgcatactctaagtttatatacgtgaaaataaagtagaataaaaaagagatttttcgcaaagaaactccgtcttgtggtttttgcgacatgacgctgctttacgttctttgaCTTATGAGTGCTGAGCGATGGACGCGCAACAGGTAGGGCTGacccgaatagcagtttctgggctccggatattcggtccCCTCCTTAACGTCCGGGGGGGGGGAGGAATTTGACGACGGACGAAGGAATGACTTGAATATTTGGTTCGgtccgtgaggtcagaggcggtgagctaatggaggaaagagccgaattttcggctcggttcgtaacgcccgacgggggggtgggggtggaggtaggagggggcgaatattcggatctcaaaataaatatcgGCATACCACCATGGGGATCGAATATTCGGATCCAGCCCTGGCAACAGGTtaaagtttcatggagaaaagtaagcaatgaaatttgtcaaacttttcagagaataactgaaaacatactttgttgtggtatatcgtcatatatatcgttatcgtgatataaaataatccatatcgtgatatatgattttttccatatcgcccagcacttcTGTGTAATAAGTATGATCACCGTCTGACGTGATTATTAAACCTTGTATAGCAAAGTAAAGTTCACCAACAGCTAGTTAAAGTCTCGGCAGCCAGTGCTGGTTTGAATTAGGATCTTTGTTCATGTTGATTCCAAAACTGATTGCCGTCAACATTCACATCCACACGCTGGAATAATAAAGGTTATTATACTAACAGGGATGATCCCTTTGCATGAGGTCGCTCGAAAAGAcctacaaaacacaaataactcACTAATCGCGAGTTTTTTTACAAGCAGACCTCAGTTGTTGCTAACAGCTTGCTAACGTTGCCATGATGGAAGGCGCAGGCTCGTAAATTACCATTAGCTAAAGCGGCTACCTAGACTTATTTTACGACAAGAAACTGCATTATTTCAACGCCTTAATAACTTACCTATGTGATGTTTAGAAGCCCAAGGCCTGGTGGGAATAATACTGTATTTCAGGACAACTTAGTTAGCCAGCCATCTTCTCTAGCAGGATGTTTTTGACAGCTCTCCGCTGCGCTTTCTCGGTGCTGAGCGCCGCGTCGCACACGAACAACGACACGCCCACGGAGAAACCTCGCGCGTATTGATGACGCAAACCCCGCTGGGTCTACTGAAAACACTGGCGCTTTTACTGGCATCCCAAACAGGTAAATAAATACGTCCTGCTCTATATTTTGGCAAATTATTGACACAGTCATCAACTAAAATGGCACTATGTGATGCAGGCGGTTGAGAAAGACCTCTAAATTCACCACAGTCACGGCAAACTGTCGACCCCAGTTTCGCACACCTCCTTCTCGGCCTTTCCGCGGCCTTGATCTAACGCTAACATTTTGTACATATAAATCATTACCGGGATAATGTCGGTGTCAGATTGGTGGAATGCAAAATAGTGGCTTTGAGCTAGCAAAAGAAATCTCGATAATGTCCTGTAATACTGTACCGTCGTATTTAGCTAATGGCTAACTAGCCGACGTTAACGCGGTTACGTCAGTTTGTCTGCTTAGTAATGTTCTGACTCACGGAACCCCAGTTAAATGAGtgtaattttgctttttggAAAATATGCGTACCACCATTTACATATATAAAAATGGAATATAAATTGCGGATATTCATTGCAAAATTCGTCTGATGTTTAACCTGCACAACTGCATAGCTATATTGTTTAGCACCCAGTGTTAATTTCAAATGTTCCATGTAAATATCGTGTTTTGTAAGCCTTAAAATGTGCAGGGggaaaataaaagctgtaagAAGATGAAAAGGTTTACTGATGCCATTTCTCAAGCCTTCTAGCTTCACAATCCAGTcagaattttacttttttctttactagtTTTTCTGTAGAAACTGAAGAACCAATAGTAGCTAAAAATGAGCTTAATCCTGCCCCCTAACTGTCTACCTGGTTTATTTACTTCCTAGAGatgcttctgctaactctgtAATGTCTCAGCCACaagcaaaacatgacaaattttCTTCTGATGGCTGCGTAAACTCATCATACACATTATTTGGAAAACACAACTGTGAACTCAGTgacatttccatgtaaaatgatcactcAGAGAAATGTTTGAAGCGTTTGAAAGTCTTGGTCACACAATATCATTCACATCACAGGCAGCTGTTATGCAATCAACTGTTGTTGTCAATCACAGAGACAatgagagtcttcttcctgaaggtggtgtggacagcagcagctcagttgtATTTAAAGCGACAGACAATGAAACAGCATGTTTAGAACGGCCCTAAAATTAAACGTTATAAAGTCATGTTAAAACATGTTGTCTTTGTGGTACTGGGAgctgaaacattttaaagacacattGTAAGACTTTCATTAGATTTCCATGATTTACATGATTCTAATTTTATTGGGGTACCTTCAACAAAGAACCAAGACAGACAAATAAATacctttccatttttttttttggagtggtAACAGAGGAATTTTAAGACTAAAGGTTTACTTCGTCTCTTGTTTTCACAGCACAACTATGAACTGGAGCAAAGGTGGGCCAGGTGTGAAGCGAGGGTTTGGTTTCGGAGGATTTTCCCTTGCAGGGAAAAAAGAGGAGCCTCGCCTCCCACAAAAATCTCACACATCATTTGGAGCCACGGGATCAGGTGGAGGATATGGGAAGAACCAGCAGCTCCCATCATTCTACAAAATAGGGACCAAAAGGGCTAATTTTGATGAGGAAAATGCGTGAGTATTATTTCGCTCTCATTCACATACTACACATCCAGTTATTCAACTGTTCAGTTTAACCCTGTGATTAGCATTTAATGTGAATAGTGGtattaaaatgaatgtaaaatgcCACCTTTCGTCATTTTCAACAAGGTATTTTGAAGATGACGAAGAGGAGTCCAGCAGCAACGTGGATCTGCCGTACATCCCCGCTGAGAACTCGCCTACACGGCAGCAGATGCAGTCTGGTGGTGGCTCAGACAGTGAAGATGATCCATTGGATGCCTTCATGGCAGAGGTTGAGGTGAGAAGATTGTGCCAGTTAGACAGAGACAAAACTAGAATCTGTTTCCAAATGATCTGTTGTCTAACAGtacttttttgtttcagaaCCAAGCAGCTAAAGACATGAGGAAActagaggaaaaggaaaaggagaaaaagtcaGCCAAGTAAGACTCtgcatttgcttgtttttttttagccccCTGTAGGTGTTTAAAATATGCTTTAGAAAAGTTATTTTACCAGAAAAAAAGGATTGCCCACAACTGAATTCATGCTATGTTAACAATTGTATAAGGCCACTAATTTTGAGGTAGTTTGTATTtgatttaattgtatttttatatatggtTTATCTTGGAAAAAGCAATTTAGGTTTAGACAGATGGTATCATTTACGTTTCTCCAATAATTGGTGCAAATGTTAAACTTCCAGCAATACCTTTGCTGATTAAATATTATCAGGTAAGCAGAGCGAGCTTAGCCGGAGTGGGATGTGGGCTGTGTTTGGTGTATGAACGAGCCGcagggaagtttttttttttctccgctTGTCATTTCAGGGGTATTCGTGATGACATTGAAGAAGAGGATGAACAAGTGAGTGAGCCCTCCAAAGTTCTTAATCCACTACACAGCTGATCAGAGAGGTCTTCCCTCTCTAATCTTATAAAGACTTCCCTGCCTTCCAATCTATCTCACCACGCAGGTTGCATTTAGGATCTttattttggagtcatttttttgtgcagaGTATCTTTGATTATTTAGAAAATATGAAATCTGCCACTGATTTCTGATTGTGAGCCATATTTATCCTGTGAACTGTGATTTATAATTCTGTTTTAAAGCTGAATGTCTCTTTGGGTGTTTGTCAGTTTCTGGTGCCTGGAGACTTTAGGAAGCAACAAACCAGCTCACTTTTTCACATGAAATGCTGTACTCTCTGCAGGAAGCCTACTTCCGCTACATGGCAGAGAATCCCACAGCCGGGTTGACtcaagaggaagaggaagaaaacattGATTATGACAGTGATGGGAATCCAATCGCATCAACCACTAAGAAAATCATCATGCCGCTTCCTCCTATTGACCACTCAGAGGTGCAGTTGACAACACTGACTAACAATACTGACAGATTAAGAGTGCTGTCTCATCAATGCATGAACATTTTCTCCATTATGTATAATATGAGctattttgttgtgatttttatcgtcacttctgtctttttgttagATTGATTACCCACCTTTTGAGAAAAATTTCTACAATGAGCACGAGGAGCTGAGCAGTCTGACTGGAACTCAAGTGTTGGAGTTGAGGCAGAAGCTGAACTTGAGAGTAAGTTTATTATTCTGTTCATTCACATTTCTttatgaatttaaattgtaatgAAGCAATACATGTGTAGTTTTCAGAAATATTGATCTGATATTTTAGTTTTGACTAGGATCATCAATATTTCCGGCAACATCGTCTGCAAAGTAAAGATCTTTAATATGTTGAACTTTCATCATGTACAAACTGTTGTACTCTACAACCTAACTCTTGTTTCTTCACAGGTATCTGGTGCTGCCCCTCCAAAACCCTGTACCAGCTTTGCACACTTTGGCTTTGATGAGCAGCTAATGCACCAAATTCGAAAGTCCGAGTACACTCAGCCCACACCTATTCAGTGTCAGGTACAGCAAAAGTCAATCTGAAGATTTCCACATTGTTAGACATTGGATCAGGAATGACTTCATGGGGTGTCCTGGTTGTGAATGTGATTTTCTAGGGTGTCCCCATTGCTCTGTCTGGACGTGACATGATTGGTATTGCAAAAACTGGCAGTGGTAAAACTGCAGCTTTCATCTGGCCAATGCTGGTTCACATCATGGACCAGAAGGAGCTGGAGGCTGGAGAGGGACCCATTGCAGTCATTGTGTGCCCCACCAGAGAGCTTTGTCAGCAGGTAAGAACTGAAAGGAGATCTGAGGGTAATTTGTGTTGTATTAACTAAAAGTACATTGTTAAAGGTGTTGGTTTACTAATGTGTGCAACTATTAATGTTTGCTAGATCCATGCAGAATGTAAGCGTTTTGGGAAAGCCTACTCATTGCGTTCTGTAGCTGtttatggaggaggcagcatgTGGGAGCAGGCCAAGGCTCTGCAGGAGGGAGCAGAGATTGTGGTGTGCACTCCAGTAAGgaaattttatcattttactgtTTCCTAAAGATCAAATTCTCACTGCACAAAAATGTGACGTTGTCTGCTAATGCATGTTTGCACAGGGTCGTCTGATTGACCATGTTAAAAAGAAGGCCACGTCCCTGCAGAGAGTCACATACCTGGTATTTGATGAGGCTGATCGCATGTTTGATATGGGCTTCGGTAGGTTAGCGTTATCGGCGCTGCAACAAAGATGTGACACAGCTGCTTTTTGCATTGTTGCAAAAAATtataatgccttttttttttcttttcagaataTCAGGTTAGATCTATTGCCAGCCATGTTCGCCCAGACAGGCAGAgtaagtcattttttgtttgatgttttttttaaatataattacaATTTCTGCGGAGCGTATTTATGCTGCTTTATGTGATTTGCTTCACAGCCCTTCTGTTCAGTGCTACATTTCGAAAGAAGATAGAGAGGTTGGCCAGAGACATTTTGGTAGATCCTATTCGTGTGGTGCAGGGAGACATCGGAGAGGTAAGTATATCACagatgtgctttttttcccctcagcaTGCCTGTGTGGTGTTAGGGTGATGAAATACATGGAAATATAAATACAGCAATATagaattttaaccctctgaacaccaaaaccCATCAGCGAGTTTGAAATGcatgtttccttttttaacATCCCAAAATTATACTATTTTTCAGTCAGAAACTGCAAATACAGAAAGaattatcatattttttttacttttcagtgGTTCTTGAACTATTCATCTGTTatgtgcattttatttacaaaatctaagtttaaaatcataatatttcactaaaataattttaatctgCATGccttaattaaatattttccaaaaataaaatgtttgcagtaaccttattctgtcaaaaacaaacaaatctgtgctccttagtgcaaaaatgaagcCATAATCAACTCAACTACacttatgttttttcttttttcatgatttatggcattttaactgTGTTATATTGCAGGAAAGACCTAATTGAGTTCTCACTACTTCTAGCCATTGTTGTACTGTTGTCATCGAAGTGCAGGatttcatattgcagtgaaaaatgagcccacactgagcaaaaaatgcaaaagaactgtgtggggttcagagagttaagcTCAAGTTTCACTTCCCTTAAATCTTCGactaaaaaatgagaaaagtgtgtttttaaaagtgtgCTTAAGACTTAACATTGACAGAAGAAGGTAGCAAAAATTATAtgtttttagcatatttttaaatggaaaaaaaaattcattataCTTATTTTCATCCACTCTGAAAAGGCCAACGAGGATGTGACTCAggtggtggagctgctgctcAGCGGGTCGGATAAATGGGGCTGGTTGGTCCGGCGGCTGGTCGAATTCACCTCCTCTGGCTCGGTCCTCATTTTCGTCACCAAGAAGGCCAACTGTGAGGAGCTGGCTACTAACCTGACACAGGAGGGCTACAGTCTGGGCCTCCTGCACGGAGACATGGACCAGAGTGAGAGGAACAAGGTCATCAGTGACTTCAAGAAGAAGAACCTGCCCATTCTGGTGGCCACTGATGTAGCTGGTATGTATAAGAAGAAGCAGTGATTTAGATGGGAGATGTTATCTCCTTCTTGTTCTTTCCATTTAACATCTGTTGCTCCATTTTTTTTGCCCCGTTTTCCAGCTCGTGGTCTGGACATCCCATCCATTCGCACAGTGGTGAACTATGACGTGGCGCGAGACAtcgacacacacacgcacaggaTTGGTCGAACTGGTCGCGCTGGAGAGAAAGGTGTAGCTTACACCCTCCTCACCAGCAAAGACACCACATTTGCTGGAGACCTGGTTCGCAATCTGGAGGGAGCTAATCAGTCTGTGTCCAAAGAGCTGATGGATTTAGCCATGCAGGTGAGATGAAGAAGTGAAATCATCACAAAACCATACAGTAACTGGATTGAGTGCATTGCTTTTTGGAGTGAGTGTTTTAACTTTactgttaatgtttttcttaGAATCCCTGGTTCAGGAAATCGCGGTTCAAGGGTGGTAAAGGAAAGAAGCTGAACATTGGTGGAGGTGGTCTTGGTTACAGAGAGAGACCAGGCTTGGGGGCGGAAAGTTCTGTGAGTTATTCATTTCTACACTGTAAATCTGCCTAAAAGCTGTCAAATAATCAACAAATTGCTCATATTAACAGATATTCCTGACTAAATGTGAATACTGACATAGTACAAGCTGCATAATGAGATATGACTAAGGTATTTGTTGTGATATTTGGCAGTAATTTTAATAACTTCATATTGTATTGTCTTTGCAGGAacgtagcagcagcagcagcagcttgttgtCTTCCACTAGCAGCTATGAAGGCTACAGTAAACCAACAACTGGGGCAATGGGAGATCGCATGTCTGCAATGAAACAGGCCTTCCAGGTATTACCTGTTTCaaatttttctttaattcttgGTTTTGCTCCATTATTACTTTGTAAGGCTGCATATGCctgtaatttatgtttttaaacatttaaattaatactaaaataccattttattGTATGAATGGAAAGGATCCAGTTGTTTGGGGCTTCTACAGCCATCAAAGTCGAATCTCTTGTTCcaagttttaaaaatactgatctgaggaatacaatgcaaaaaatatgaaatagtcCTGTGAATAATGGGgatatatttcaaattgaatgtGGTTTGACAGACTACCATTAAATGACGGTGGCTAAGGGAGGTTTGGATTTCTCTAATTATGCAAgttagttttttaattttttttatatacaaatTTCACAACATAGGTAAGTCCCAAATGATTGTCTCCATGTCACCACATGTTTCCACACATTAAAATTTGAGGCTGTGTCTGAATGACAATATGTCAGGAACCATTAAGGATAAAGAAGCTGAACTTTCTCTTTATTTCTCATCATCaaacatagcctcaaatttcaatctGCGAATAAACATGCTCAGAGTGGGTTATTGGGCAATTGCCCATAGAGATGatgagcaatttttaaaaaattgtaattcaGATGGCATTTGATATTTCAAGCTGACACTGCATTTCACAAAAAGCtgtataaatatccatattttatgctattaaaatttcaggcagatcagaggtggttgagcagaaattgttctaaaaatttgatgatttgagatggtaTGACTCATCATTTAGCTTGCTGTGCAAAAACGTGTAAGTGTGGAATACCTCTTTAAACCAGCTGCAGATACTTGTAGACTAAAAAATCTTTATATGCTGTGATGTTGTATGTATTTATACTATGTTATCAGTACTGGTTACTTACTTTCAATCACATCAGCAATTTTTGCACCAAAGTAACTCAATTGATCAGCAGTCTTATCACCACCGTGCTGATATGTTTGGTCAGTCTGTTGTATGAGGCAATAAAAGCCTTACTGTGAAGCTTTGTTCTGCCTTCTTTTGCCTCCCAGGCAGCTAACCACTTTTTCTCAATGCCTGCTTTTCTTCTAGGCTCAGTATAAGAGCCACTTTGTAGCTGCTACCAGTGGCCCCCCAAAGCTCAGCACCAAGTCTAGCAGCTCCTCAGGCTGGACCAGCGCCGGCAGCCTGAGCTCGGTGCC
This portion of the Amphiprion ocellaris isolate individual 3 ecotype Okinawa chromosome 19, ASM2253959v1, whole genome shotgun sequence genome encodes:
- the ddx42 gene encoding ATP-dependent RNA helicase DDX42 isoform X2 produces the protein MAENPTAGLTQEEEEENIDYDSDGNPIASTTKKIIMPLPPIDHSEIDYPPFEKNFYNEHEELSSLTGTQVLELRQKLNLRVSGAAPPKPCTSFAHFGFDEQLMHQIRKSEYTQPTPIQCQGVPIALSGRDMIGIAKTGSGKTAAFIWPMLVHIMDQKELEAGEGPIAVIVCPTRELCQQIHAECKRFGKAYSLRSVAVYGGGSMWEQAKALQEGAEIVVCTPGRLIDHVKKKATSLQRVTYLVFDEADRMFDMGFEYQVRSIASHVRPDRQTLLFSATFRKKIERLARDILVDPIRVVQGDIGEANEDVTQVVELLLSGSDKWGWLVRRLVEFTSSGSVLIFVTKKANCEELATNLTQEGYSLGLLHGDMDQSERNKVISDFKKKNLPILVATDVAARGLDIPSIRTVVNYDVARDIDTHTHRIGRTGRAGEKGVAYTLLTSKDTTFAGDLVRNLEGANQSVSKELMDLAMQNPWFRKSRFKGGKGKKLNIGGGGLGYRERPGLGAESSERSSSSSSLLSSTSSYEGYSKPTTGAMGDRMSAMKQAFQAQYKSHFVAATSGPPKLSTKSSSSSGWTSAGSLSSVPTEAANGSERPNSATLSIPGFTSAGSLSSVPPIQPIQTSSQHSYPPVAPPSQRDSSRDRHGEDRGRHGDSHHRHSDRSDRHSGEDRYGDRDRHGDRDRDRYGDRDRYSSSSSSSRHSDNRNGDGSRRDRDDRRSDRDGGERGDRGSGEGRDRGDDSFAVPEPPKRRKSRWDN
- the ddx42 gene encoding ATP-dependent RNA helicase DDX42 isoform X1, with amino-acid sequence MNWSKGGPGVKRGFGFGGFSLAGKKEEPRLPQKSHTSFGATGSGGGYGKNQQLPSFYKIGTKRANFDEENAYFEDDEEESSSNVDLPYIPAENSPTRQQMQSGGGSDSEDDPLDAFMAEVENQAAKDMRKLEEKEKEKKSAKGIRDDIEEEDEQEAYFRYMAENPTAGLTQEEEEENIDYDSDGNPIASTTKKIIMPLPPIDHSEIDYPPFEKNFYNEHEELSSLTGTQVLELRQKLNLRVSGAAPPKPCTSFAHFGFDEQLMHQIRKSEYTQPTPIQCQGVPIALSGRDMIGIAKTGSGKTAAFIWPMLVHIMDQKELEAGEGPIAVIVCPTRELCQQIHAECKRFGKAYSLRSVAVYGGGSMWEQAKALQEGAEIVVCTPGRLIDHVKKKATSLQRVTYLVFDEADRMFDMGFEYQVRSIASHVRPDRQTLLFSATFRKKIERLARDILVDPIRVVQGDIGEANEDVTQVVELLLSGSDKWGWLVRRLVEFTSSGSVLIFVTKKANCEELATNLTQEGYSLGLLHGDMDQSERNKVISDFKKKNLPILVATDVAARGLDIPSIRTVVNYDVARDIDTHTHRIGRTGRAGEKGVAYTLLTSKDTTFAGDLVRNLEGANQSVSKELMDLAMQNPWFRKSRFKGGKGKKLNIGGGGLGYRERPGLGAESSERSSSSSSLLSSTSSYEGYSKPTTGAMGDRMSAMKQAFQAQYKSHFVAATSGPPKLSTKSSSSSGWTSAGSLSSVPTEAANGSERPNSATLSIPGFTSAGSLSSVPPIQPIQTSSQHSYPPVAPPSQRDSSRDRHGEDRGRHGDSHHRHSDRSDRHSGEDRYGDRDRHGDRDRDRYGDRDRYSSSSSSSRHSDNRNGDGSRRDRDDRRSDRDGGERGDRGSGEGRDRGDDSFAVPEPPKRRKSRWDN